A genome region from Babesia bigemina genome assembly Bbig001, chromosome : I includes the following:
- a CDS encoding ankyrin repeat containing protein, putative produces MALMRALGRVLGCLFRWRSKRSEQIAEFKECCQLVAIKRAGGQLDDDNFWVLYGFFKQTVVGDFNPKDLEDSTEADRRKWASWQKCKGMSKADAMAAYIALVRNLYGYPTNTDSMHPTMSNAVSRPKVQPDNASDADESEGLFALVADNHVGMVDLLLKANPHLVNIRSPEGLTALHIAADRGHIEVIQCLLKHGADIDAMDDNYDTPLLVAAAAGNRQAVSVLLRNGAVEYRRKSDSAEAQHTVNVPASSCGGGAAAVAP; encoded by the exons ATGGCGCTGATGAGGGCACTAGGCCGCGTTCTAGGATGCCTGTTCCGGTGGCGTTCTAAGCGCAGCGAGCAGATCGCAGAGTTCAAAGAATGCTGTCAGCTGGTGGCGATCAAACGCGCGGGAGGCCAGCTCGACGACGATAACTTTTGGGTGCTCTACG GCTTCTTCAAACAAACGGTAGTTGGCGATTTCAATCCCAAGGACTTGGAGGACAGCACTGAAGCTGACAGGCGCAAATG GGCGTCTTGGCAGAAGTGCAAGGGCATGAGCAAGGCTGACGCAATGGCGGCGTACATCGCTTTGGTCCGCAACCTCTACGGCTACCCGACCAACACCGATTCCATGCACCCGACTATGTCCAACGCCGTCAGCCGGCCGAAAGTGCAGCCGGACAATGCGTCGGATGCGGACGAAAGCGAGGGCCTGTTCGCGCTCGTGGCGGATAACCACGTCGGCATGgtggacctgctgctgaaAG CTAACCCCCATCTGGTGAATATTCGCAGTCCGGAGGGGCTCACGGCGCTCCATATTGCCGCGGACAG GGGCCACATCGAAGTTATACAGTGCCTCCTGAAGCACGGCGCTGACATTGACGCGATGGACGACAATTACGAcacgccgctgctggtggccgcggcggcTGGCAACCGGCAGGCGGTTAGCGTGCTGTTGCGCAACGGCGCTGTTGAGTACCGCAG AAAATCGGATAGCGCAGAAGCGCAGCATACGGTGAACGTCCCGGCCTCCAGCTGTGGCGGC